In one Gammaproteobacteria bacterium CG11_big_fil_rev_8_21_14_0_20_46_22 genomic region, the following are encoded:
- the der gene encoding ribosome biogenesis GTPase Der, producing the protein MLPLIAIVGRPNVGKSTLFNHMTRSRDALVVDQPGVTRDRHYGEARFEGKRFLLVDTGGIGETPEGEIDELMLAQSWLAVQEADVVLFMVDGRAGVVAADEEIARKLRELNKPMHLVVNKTDGIDENVAASDFYALGIGEPLAIAASHNRGVRGLLEMITQNFEQASDEPEETDGRIRMAIIGKPNVGKSTLVNRMLGEERVIVCDMPGTTRDSIEIDFERQGEEYTLIDTAGVRRRGRIKDTVEKFSVVKTLQAIESANVVVFVFDAQDGLSEQDERLLGFVLETGKALVLAVNKWDGMESDERDRIKSEMLRRLEFVDFARKHFISALHGSGVGNLFESVQEAYRSAMRQITTAKATEILQDAIVQHQPPLSKGRRIKIRYAHLGGKNPPILVLHGTQLDALPNTYQRYLINFYRKRLHLVGTPIKLQLKSAKNPYVK; encoded by the coding sequence ATGTTGCCACTCATTGCTATTGTCGGTCGTCCTAACGTCGGTAAGTCCACGCTGTTTAACCACATGACACGCTCGCGTGATGCTTTGGTTGTCGACCAGCCGGGGGTGACGCGCGATCGTCACTACGGTGAGGCGCGTTTCGAAGGCAAGCGCTTTTTGCTGGTTGACACCGGCGGTATCGGTGAAACACCTGAAGGCGAAATTGATGAATTAATGCTGGCGCAGTCTTGGCTTGCAGTGCAAGAGGCCGATGTGGTGTTGTTTATGGTCGATGGTCGCGCCGGTGTTGTTGCGGCTGACGAAGAGATTGCGCGCAAGCTTCGTGAGTTGAATAAGCCGATGCATTTGGTGGTGAATAAAACTGACGGTATCGACGAAAACGTTGCGGCTTCGGACTTTTATGCCCTAGGTATTGGTGAGCCCTTGGCTATTGCTGCTAGTCATAACCGTGGTGTGCGTGGCCTTTTAGAGATGATCACGCAGAATTTTGAACAAGCTAGTGATGAGCCAGAAGAAACTGATGGTCGAATCCGTATGGCGATTATTGGTAAGCCTAATGTCGGCAAGTCGACCTTGGTTAATCGTATGTTGGGTGAGGAACGGGTGATTGTGTGTGATATGCCAGGCACCACGCGCGACAGCATTGAAATTGATTTTGAGCGTCAAGGCGAAGAGTACACCTTGATCGACACAGCCGGCGTGCGTCGACGCGGTCGCATCAAAGACACGGTTGAGAAATTTTCTGTTGTGAAAACCTTGCAAGCGATCGAGTCTGCCAATGTGGTGGTGTTTGTGTTTGACGCACAGGATGGCTTGTCTGAGCAGGATGAGCGCTTGTTAGGCTTTGTGCTTGAGACCGGCAAAGCGTTGGTGCTTGCGGTGAATAAGTGGGACGGCATGGAAAGTGATGAGCGTGATCGCATCAAATCTGAAATGCTGCGTCGTTTAGAATTTGTAGACTTTGCCCGCAAACACTTTATCTCGGCATTGCATGGCTCAGGTGTCGGCAATCTTTTTGAGTCGGTGCAGGAAGCCTATCGCTCGGCCATGCGTCAAATCACTACGGCTAAGGCCACGGAAATATTGCAAGACGCCATCGTGCAACATCAGCCACCGTTATCTAAAGGGCGACGCATTAAAATTCGTTACGCACATTTGGGCGGAAAAAATCCTCCTATCTTGGTCTTGCACGGTACACAGCTTGACGCGCTGCCTAACACTTACCAACGCTACTTGATTAATTTCTACCGTAAGCGTTTGCACCTGGTTGGTACACCCATCAAGCTTCAGTTGAAGTCTGCAAAAAACCCTTACGTTAAGTAG
- the glnA gene encoding type I glutamate--ammonia ligase gives MIKTLLSMIKEHEAKYLELRFCDTVGVEHFLSVPTNTVDENFMENVKLFDGSSIRGWQTIDKSDMMLRPDLSTVFLDPFAKLATLAVRCDVFDPYANKPYLRDPRSIAKRAEAYLKQTGIADTCYVGPEPEFFIFDDVRWHVGMATASYQIDSEEGAWNSNAEYSYGNMGHRPGVKGGYFPVPPVDSSRDFRAEVSEVMQHFGITIESHHHEVATANQNEITMAFDSLVKEADNLQLFKYVVRNVAHENGKSATFLPKPLNGDNGSGMHCHQSLAKDGKNIFAGKEYDGLSKEALYYMGGIIKHARALNAFTNPTTNSYRRLIAGYEAPVVLAYSSANRSAAIRIPRVHSDKARRIEVRFPDPMANPYLAFSALLMAGLDGIKNKIHPGEAQDEDLFALSSEELSQCPTVCRSLEEALDELNADREFLLAGDVFTNDMIDAYIALKREEVDRVRMVPSPQEFAEYYSQ, from the coding sequence ATGATCAAAACTTTACTTTCCATGATTAAAGAGCATGAAGCTAAATACTTGGAGCTTCGTTTTTGTGATACTGTCGGTGTTGAGCACTTTTTATCAGTGCCAACCAACACTGTCGATGAAAACTTTATGGAGAATGTGAAGTTATTCGATGGTTCGTCTATTCGTGGTTGGCAAACCATCGATAAGTCCGACATGATGTTGCGCCCGGATTTAAGCACCGTCTTTTTAGACCCGTTCGCTAAACTGGCCACATTGGCTGTGCGCTGCGATGTGTTTGATCCTTATGCGAATAAGCCGTATCTGCGCGATCCACGTTCTATTGCGAAACGCGCTGAAGCGTATTTGAAACAAACCGGTATTGCCGATACGTGCTATGTGGGTCCTGAACCTGAATTTTTCATTTTTGATGATGTGCGCTGGCATGTGGGGATGGCCACAGCATCTTATCAAATCGATAGCGAAGAGGGCGCTTGGAATTCGAATGCTGAATACTCTTATGGCAATATGGGGCATCGTCCAGGTGTGAAAGGCGGTTATTTCCCTGTACCGCCGGTCGATTCTTCGCGCGACTTCCGCGCTGAAGTCTCAGAAGTAATGCAGCATTTTGGTATCACGATTGAATCACACCACCACGAAGTGGCCACTGCAAACCAAAACGAAATCACAATGGCATTCGATAGCCTGGTGAAAGAGGCGGATAACTTACAGTTGTTTAAATACGTGGTGCGCAATGTCGCCCATGAGAATGGCAAGTCAGCCACGTTTTTACCTAAGCCGCTCAATGGCGATAACGGCAGCGGTATGCACTGTCACCAATCGTTGGCCAAAGACGGCAAAAATATTTTCGCCGGCAAAGAGTACGATGGCTTGTCAAAAGAAGCCTTGTATTACATGGGCGGGATCATTAAACATGCTCGTGCTTTAAATGCTTTCACGAATCCAACGACCAATAGTTACCGCCGTTTGATCGCCGGTTACGAGGCCCCAGTGGTATTGGCGTACTCGTCGGCAAACCGTTCTGCAGCGATTCGTATTCCGCGCGTGCATTCTGATAAAGCACGTCGTATCGAAGTCCGTTTCCCAGACCCTATGGCGAACCCTTACTTGGCGTTTTCTGCTTTGTTGATGGCAGGCTTAGATGGCATTAAAAACAAAATTCACCCAGGCGAAGCACAAGATGAAGATTTGTTTGCTTTAAGCAGTGAAGAGTTGAGCCAATGCCCGACAGTGTGTCGCTCGCTCGAGGAAGCCTTGGATGAATTGAATGCAGACCGTGAATTTTTGCTAGCGGGTGATGTGTTTACCAATGACATGATCGATGCCTACATCGCATTGAAACGCGAAGAAGTGGATCGTGTGCGCATGGTGCCGAGTCCGCAAGAGTTTGCTGAGTACTATAGCCAGTAA
- a CDS encoding tRNA (uridine(34)/cytosine(34)/5-carboxymethylaminomethyluridine(34)-2'-O)-methyltransferase TrmL (member of the SPOUT superfamily of RNA methyltransferases), whose protein sequence is MFNIALVQPEIPPNTGNIIRLCANSGANLHIIHPAAFEFSDKQLRRAGLDYHEFARVQHHDNLDAFLKKPPGRLFTVETNGDTVYSEVHFQESDTFIFGSEGPGLSDEMIAAIQPTANLRIPMQSCTRSLNLSNCAALVLYEAWRQLEFCGS, encoded by the coding sequence ATGTTTAACATCGCCTTAGTCCAGCCTGAAATACCGCCCAACACAGGCAATATCATTCGCCTATGCGCCAACAGCGGAGCAAATCTTCACATTATTCATCCTGCAGCGTTTGAATTTAGCGACAAACAACTGCGGCGCGCAGGGCTTGACTACCACGAATTTGCGCGCGTGCAACACCACGATAATTTAGACGCGTTTTTAAAAAAACCACCTGGACGTTTGTTCACTGTCGAAACCAACGGCGACACGGTCTACAGCGAAGTGCATTTTCAAGAGAGTGACACGTTTATTTTCGGATCAGAGGGCCCTGGCTTAAGCGATGAAATGATCGCAGCGATACAGCCTACAGCCAACTTGCGCATCCCTATGCAATCTTGCACGCGCAGCTTAAACCTCTCAAACTGCGCCGCCTTGGTGCTTTACGAAGCCTGGCGGCAATTGGAATTTTGCGGAAGCTAG
- a CDS encoding peptidylprolyl isomerase: MIIFETNKGTLKIELDHENTPVTAKNFEEYVKDGFYNGTIFHRVIDGFMVQGGGFEPGMEQKSTKSLIENEADKGGKNLRGTLAMARTMDPHSASAQFFINVKDNDFLNHKSKDMHGWGYCVFGRVTDGMDVVDIIKGVSTTSRRGHDDVPVEDVIIEKAYVE; encoded by the coding sequence ATGATCATTTTCGAAACCAACAAAGGCACCCTTAAAATCGAACTCGACCACGAGAACACACCCGTCACTGCTAAAAACTTTGAAGAGTATGTCAAAGACGGTTTTTACAATGGCACGATTTTCCATCGAGTGATTGATGGCTTCATGGTGCAAGGCGGCGGCTTTGAGCCTGGCATGGAACAGAAATCCACAAAATCACTGATTGAAAATGAAGCCGACAAAGGCGGCAAAAACTTGCGCGGCACACTCGCCATGGCACGCACCATGGACCCGCACTCTGCCTCGGCACAGTTTTTTATCAACGTCAAAGACAACGACTTTTTGAACCACAAAAGCAAAGACATGCACGGCTGGGGTTACTGCGTATTCGGTCGCGTAACCGATGGCATGGACGTGGTTGACATCATCAAAGGTGTCAGCACCACTTCACGTCGTGGTCATGACGACGTACCCGTTGAAGACGTGATTATTGAAAAAGCCTACGTTGAATAG
- the xth gene encoding exodeoxyribonuclease III, with the protein MKIASWNVNSLNVRLPQVLDWLKAHQPDVLCLQETKIIDEKFPREAIEAAGYHVSFTGQKTYNGVATLSKLPVDMLVFDLPDFDDEQKRFLACTIDGVHVVNVYVPNGSEVGSDKYDYKLAWLRGLKAYLTKALEQHDRVVVLGDFNIAPYDNDVYDPKKWRDVVLVSAPEREALYALFDLGFHDSFRLFDQPDERYSWWDYRTRAFSGNRGLRIDLILVSEALKSACSEAFIDIEPRHHERPSDHAPVVLRLDSK; encoded by the coding sequence ATGAAAATCGCGAGTTGGAATGTGAACTCTCTCAATGTTCGCCTGCCGCAGGTGTTGGATTGGTTAAAAGCCCATCAGCCGGATGTTTTGTGTCTACAAGAAACAAAAATAATTGATGAAAAATTTCCTCGTGAGGCGATTGAGGCGGCGGGCTATCACGTCTCGTTCACGGGCCAGAAAACCTACAATGGTGTGGCGACGCTGTCAAAACTGCCCGTGGATATGCTCGTGTTTGATTTACCGGATTTTGACGATGAGCAAAAGCGTTTTTTGGCCTGTACCATCGACGGCGTGCATGTGGTTAATGTGTATGTGCCCAATGGCAGTGAAGTGGGCTCGGATAAATATGATTACAAGCTAGCCTGGCTGCGTGGGCTTAAAGCCTATTTAACTAAAGCGCTTGAGCAGCATGATCGAGTTGTGGTTCTGGGGGATTTCAATATCGCCCCCTACGATAACGATGTGTATGATCCTAAGAAGTGGCGTGATGTGGTCTTGGTGAGTGCGCCGGAGCGTGAGGCTTTGTACGCTTTATTTGACCTGGGTTTTCACGATAGCTTTCGGCTTTTTGATCAGCCGGATGAGCGTTACAGTTGGTGGGATTATCGCACGCGCGCTTTCTCGGGTAATCGCGGCTTAAGAATTGACCTAATATTGGTCAGCGAGGCTTTGAAGTCGGCTTGTTCGGAGGCTTTTATTGATATTGAGCCGCGCCATCATGAGCGCCCCTCGGATCATGCGCCTGTTGTTTTAAGGCTTGACTCAAAATAA
- a CDS encoding 50S ribosomal protein L31 — translation MRENIHPKYESINVACSCGNTFETRSTCGKDELQVEICSQCHPFYTGKQKIIDTAGRVDRFNKKFAGLAKRKTKTAE, via the coding sequence ATGCGTGAAAATATTCATCCAAAATACGAATCTATCAACGTTGCTTGCAGTTGTGGCAACACGTTTGAAACACGCTCTACTTGCGGTAAAGATGAGCTTCAAGTTGAAATCTGCTCTCAGTGTCACCCCTTCTACACAGGCAAGCAAAAAATTATTGATACAGCCGGTCGAGTTGATCGTTTCAATAAGAAATTTGCGGGCCTTGCTAAACGTAAAACCAAAACTGCTGAATAA
- a CDS encoding MFS transporter, translated as MNRYSNSSTSRSRVYTWPKYYGWFVVALAACFYCYEYFLRISPSVMSDQLRQAFHLDGAGFGNLADFYYYIYTPLQFFVGILMDRFGPRKLLSLACLSCALGAFLFSASHVFALAALGRFLIGFGSAFAFVGALKIATIWLPKNRFAMVSGGITALGMVGAMIGDVGLTALVAHQGWRGTMVDAAVAGLCLAVVLFIFIHDKGDEHKRSMTEKMEATFPYLLRGLLHALRKPRMWLYGIIGTTLYMSLTVFAELWSIPYYHVVERISPIHAASLNTAVFLGWAVGGPILGFLSDRIRSRQKVLLISSVFAFFVSVYLFVFHPYLSYTAMYTTLFIFGLSTSAQVLVFAAGKELNSEKMAGTSIALINGFVMIGGLVFQPLIGWILDLEWHGKMAHGLRVFSAHDYEHAMLVIPVCMLISVACCLFLKRDRI; from the coding sequence ATGAATCGATATTCAAACTCAAGTACCTCTCGCTCGCGAGTCTATACCTGGCCTAAATACTACGGCTGGTTTGTCGTCGCTTTGGCCGCGTGTTTTTATTGTTACGAATACTTTCTGCGGATTTCGCCGAGTGTGATGTCTGATCAATTGCGCCAGGCATTTCACTTGGATGGCGCAGGCTTTGGTAATCTTGCCGATTTCTACTATTACATTTATACGCCATTGCAGTTTTTTGTCGGCATTTTGATGGACCGCTTTGGTCCCAGAAAGCTTTTGTCGCTGGCGTGCCTTTCTTGTGCCTTGGGTGCTTTTTTGTTTTCAGCGAGCCATGTGTTTGCTCTGGCCGCTTTGGGTCGTTTCTTGATTGGTTTTGGCTCGGCCTTTGCCTTTGTGGGCGCATTAAAAATCGCCACTATTTGGTTGCCTAAGAATCGTTTTGCAATGGTGTCTGGTGGTATCACAGCACTTGGCATGGTGGGTGCAATGATTGGTGATGTCGGTTTAACGGCGCTCGTGGCTCATCAAGGCTGGCGTGGTACGATGGTCGATGCGGCAGTTGCGGGTCTCTGCTTGGCAGTGGTGTTATTCATTTTTATTCATGATAAAGGTGATGAGCACAAGCGTAGTATGACGGAGAAGATGGAAGCGACCTTTCCGTATTTGTTGCGCGGTCTTCTGCATGCCTTAAGAAAGCCTAGGATGTGGCTCTATGGCATTATTGGTACCACTTTGTATATGTCGTTGACAGTCTTTGCTGAGCTATGGTCTATCCCTTATTATCATGTGGTTGAACGTATCAGCCCAATTCATGCGGCTTCGCTTAACACCGCCGTGTTTTTAGGTTGGGCGGTCGGCGGCCCAATTTTGGGTTTCCTTTCTGATCGTATTCGTTCCCGTCAAAAGGTTTTGCTGATCAGCTCTGTTTTTGCTTTTTTTGTCAGCGTCTATTTGTTCGTGTTTCACCCGTATCTTAGTTATACGGCGATGTACACCACGTTGTTTATTTTTGGCTTGTCGACCAGCGCTCAGGTCTTGGTATTTGCGGCCGGTAAAGAGCTTAATAGCGAGAAAATGGCCGGTACCTCTATCGCCTTGATTAATGGTTTTGTGATGATCGGTGGCTTGGTCTTCCAGCCCTTGATTGGCTGGATTTTGGACCTGGAGTGGCACGGCAAAATGGCCCATGGCCTGCGTGTTTTCAGCGCCCATGACTACGAGCATGCTATGTTGGTGATACCTGTCTGCATGCTGATTTCAGTGGCATGCTGCTTATTTTTGAAGCGCGACCGAATATAA
- a CDS encoding RNA chaperone Hfq, translating to MNKGGGASIQDPFLNALRKEGVGVAIYLVNGIKLQGQVESFDQYVVFLKNNVTQMVYKHAISTIVPSQNVYVPEHVE from the coding sequence ATGAATAAAGGGGGTGGTGCTTCCATTCAAGATCCATTCTTGAATGCGTTGCGCAAAGAAGGCGTTGGCGTTGCCATTTACTTGGTTAACGGTATCAAATTACAAGGACAAGTAGAGTCTTTTGACCAATACGTGGTTTTCTTGAAAAACAATGTGACTCAAATGGTTTACAAGCACGCGATTTCCACGATTGTGCCGTCGCAAAATGTGTATGTACCTGAGCATGTTGAATAA